Proteins encoded together in one Calditrichota bacterium window:
- a CDS encoding metallophosphoesterase, translated as MTSLFVSDLHGSTRRYDRLFESIKQVLPKNVFVCGDLFPHRMNSQGFIAGYLRPQLKRLQEHLREHFPLIYLILGNDDPRAAEPELLELESQGLCIYCHGKRANTDRYVVIGYNYIPPTPFQLKDWERYDVSRYVDPGCTPPDEGETSVDLSETERKWSTIASDLDKLTENVDLTNAILMFHSPPYDTQLDRAALDGQSFEGIPLDLHVGSIAIRRFIEKRQPMLTLHGHVHESTRLTGTWRQKIGRTHCMNAAHDGPELSVIRFKIDELESAERILI; from the coding sequence ATGACATCACTCTTCGTTTCAGACTTACATGGCAGCACAAGACGGTATGACCGTCTTTTCGAATCAATCAAGCAAGTACTACCGAAAAACGTCTTCGTTTGTGGCGACCTTTTTCCGCATCGAATGAACTCGCAAGGGTTTATTGCGGGATACCTAAGGCCACAACTAAAGCGTCTGCAGGAACACCTACGTGAACATTTTCCTCTAATCTATTTGATCTTAGGAAACGACGACCCTCGAGCCGCTGAACCTGAATTGCTGGAACTTGAAAGTCAAGGACTTTGTATCTATTGCCATGGCAAGCGTGCAAATACTGACCGATACGTCGTTATAGGCTACAACTACATTCCTCCGACCCCATTTCAACTTAAGGACTGGGAGCGGTACGATGTATCGCGCTACGTTGATCCAGGCTGCACACCTCCGGATGAAGGTGAAACTAGCGTTGACTTAAGCGAAACGGAAAGAAAGTGGTCAACAATTGCAAGCGATCTAGACAAGTTGACAGAAAACGTCGACCTGACAAACGCAATTCTAATGTTCCATTCACCGCCTTATGATACACAACTCGATCGCGCAGCGTTGGATGGCCAATCATTTGAAGGAATTCCGCTCGATTTACACGTTGGGAGTATTGCGATCAGGCGATTTATCGAAAAACGGCAGCCAATGCTAACATTACACGGACATGTGCACGAATCGACGAGATTGACAGGAACGTGGCGCCAGAAGATTGGTCGTACACATTGTATGAACGCAGCACATGACGGACCGGAACTCTCCGTTATCCGATTCAAGATCGACGAACTTGAGTCAGCTGAGCGAATTCTGATTTAA
- a CDS encoding ThiF family adenylyltransferase: MNDMRFLRQQDVVDADRLANLSVTLIGLGSIGSVTGLYLAKMGVCNLTCFDADIVDIHNVSNQAYGMSDVGLLKADAFSVLVENQTGLLSNSTCLQYDGRRLSGVVISAVDSMESRKAIWKSIRDQAGVQVYIDSRMALNTMDIHIANPQIREERVAYSRTIVSDDQTLQEPCTARTVCYTPLMAASVVCNLVKRYVNNEQLPHRVILDLATWTLITN; the protein is encoded by the coding sequence ATGAACGACATGCGATTTCTAAGACAGCAAGATGTTGTCGATGCGGACAGATTGGCAAATCTGTCTGTGACTTTGATCGGTCTAGGGAGCATTGGTTCGGTGACGGGCCTATATCTTGCAAAGATGGGCGTTTGCAACTTGACTTGCTTCGATGCCGATATTGTGGATATTCACAATGTCAGCAATCAGGCTTATGGGATGTCTGATGTGGGATTGCTGAAAGCGGATGCGTTTTCTGTTCTTGTTGAAAATCAAACCGGACTGCTGTCAAACAGTACCTGTTTGCAATATGACGGAAGACGACTTTCAGGAGTTGTCATATCCGCTGTCGACAGCATGGAAAGTCGCAAGGCAATCTGGAAGAGTATTCGAGACCAAGCTGGCGTTCAGGTTTACATTGATTCACGCATGGCGCTAAACACGATGGACATTCACATTGCTAATCCACAAATTCGAGAGGAACGCGTAGCTTATTCACGGACGATCGTTTCAGACGATCAGACTCTGCAAGAACCATGTACCGCACGCACCGTTTGCTACACGCCTTTGATGGCGGCGAGTGTTGTCTGCAACTTGGTCAAGCGCTATGTTAACAACGAACAACTACCACATCGTGTGATTCTGGATCTCGCGACGTGGACACTTATCACGAACTAG
- a CDS encoding winged helix-turn-helix domain-containing protein, whose amino-acid sequence MQRRNGRTPEDDFKTMILVVLYAKKSSVPTWKVVEIVRTILEANGMLRPLDFELLSSDQKRYYNTCCWARKQLKDDGYLRRDSRHGQWELSEKGRIYMESQIKTERVRKLLATWRDKNQALRPRTDHGGSC is encoded by the coding sequence ATGCAAAGACGAAATGGTAGAACGCCCGAAGATGATTTCAAAACAATGATACTTGTAGTACTATATGCCAAGAAGTCAAGCGTGCCTACCTGGAAAGTCGTAGAGATAGTTAGAACGATCCTTGAGGCGAACGGAATGTTAAGACCTTTAGACTTTGAGCTTTTGAGTTCTGACCAGAAGAGGTATTACAACACGTGTTGTTGGGCGCGCAAGCAATTGAAAGACGATGGTTATCTCCGTCGTGATTCTCGCCATGGGCAATGGGAACTTTCAGAAAAAGGACGGATATACATGGAGTCGCAAATCAAGACCGAAAGAGTTCGTAAGTTGTTGGCAACATGGAGGGACAAGAACCAAGCCTTGCGTCCGCGAACTGATCACGGTGGAAGTTGCTGA